GGCCAAAGATTACAACAGGTATCACCAATAAGATGAAGACATCATGCGGCGACCTCTATGTGACCATAAATGAGGATGAGAAGGGATGGCCTTTCGAGGTATTCTGCAATATGGGCAAGGCAGGGGGTTGTGAGGGGTCTCAGAATGAGGCCATCGGCAGGCTCATATCGCTTGCATTCAGGAGCGGTGTGGCACCGCAGTCCATAGTAAGACAGCTTATCGGCATAAGGTGCAACAAGCCATTTGGACTCGGTAAAAATACCGTACACTCTTGTGCTGATGCAATTGCAAACTCAGTCCTTGAGTACCTGATGAAAAAGTCTCATGACGGTAGTAAGGATGTATCAGTGGAATATGATAAGCGTATAGGCTCTGCATGTCCTGACTGCGGATGTGAGATGGAGTTTTCTGAAGGATGTGAGAAGTGCAGCTTTTGCGGGCATTCAAAATGTTATTGAAATAATAAGGGTTCAAGGGATTGAGGATTCAAGGGGTCAAGTGAAAACCCCACCCTCACCCTAACCCTCTCCCTGAGGGAGAGGGGACTATTTTATTCCCTCCCCTTCAAGGGGAGGGTCAGGGTGGGGATGGGGTTCAGTATTTTACCCTCGACCCCTTGAACCCTTTTTCACAGGTCTTGACACCACAAGCCATCCCGTTTTATCCTACTCTATGCTTTACACCAATCACAGTCGTTCGTTCAAGGAAAACATGTATGTATACCCGGTTCTTTCAAGGAGATCAAAGGGGATATCTGTAGGAATAAATCTGTTTCCTGATAAAGAATGTAATTTTAATTGTGTTTATTGTCAGGTGGACAGGGGGAGAATAACCCCCCCCAGCCCCCCCTTTAACAAAGGGGGGGAGGAGATTGTGTGCGTTCCCCTTTTACAAAGGGGGAATTCAAATATCCCCCCTTTAACAAAAGGGGGCAAGGGGGGGGTTGAATCGTCTGTTGACATACAGTGCCTGCTTAATGAGTTAAAAGAGACGCTGGACATGGTTAAGACCGGTCGCCTATTTTCCTTTCCGCCGTTTGACAAGACCCCTCCGGAACTACGCCATTTGTCTGATATTGCTGTATCCGGGGATGGGGAGCCTACTACCTTCCCTCATTTCTATGAGGTTGTCAGGGACATTATAGAGATGAAAAATTCCATGTCTGATAATATAAAACTCGTAGTAATTACCAATTCCTCCGGCCTTAACCGTCAAAAGGTGCAGGATGCACTGGACCTGCTTTATGAAAATAATGGTGAGGTGTGGGCAAAACTGGATGCAGGGAGTGATACATATTATAAAAAAATATCAAGGACAAATATCCCTTTTGAAAATATAATACGTAATATTACTGTGACCTCAAAAAGGCATCCTATAATTATCCAGAGTTGTTTTAATAAGATTTATAAGTTAGGGCCTTCTGTGAAGGAGATAGGGGAGTATATAAAGGTTATTAAAAAGATTGCAGAAGAAGGCGGGCAAGTCCGGTTTGTTCAGATATATACTACAGCAAGGCCGCCTTCTGAGGGTTTTGTTACACCGCTTCCTAAGGATGAGCTTAGCTCTATTGCCGAGAAACTCAGTAAAGAGACCGGTATACCGGCAG
The sequence above is a segment of the Nitrospirota bacterium genome. Coding sequences within it:
- a CDS encoding radical SAM protein codes for the protein MCVPLLQRGNSNIPPLTKGGKGGVESSVDIQCLLNELKETLDMVKTGRLFSFPPFDKTPPELRHLSDIAVSGDGEPTTFPHFYEVVRDIIEMKNSMSDNIKLVVITNSSGLNRQKVQDALDLLYENNGEVWAKLDAGSDTYYKKISRTNIPFENIIRNITVTSKRHPIIIQSCFNKIYKLGPSVKEIGEYIKVIKKIAEEGGQVRFVQIYTTARPPSEGFVTPLPKDELSSIAEKLSKETGIPAEIFT